A DNA window from Chitinibacter fontanus contains the following coding sequences:
- a CDS encoding flagellar assembly protein T N-terminal domain-containing protein: MLLAFGLMGCAAALAVQHEGIAPLGSEGIEVARRAAVADALENAALFNGASVKTSTQTSGQKWGESSQIRGTPAGEYRIVREWQSNGFLHVVVDVEPVPAVAQSGAGPASLTGANSRPATRCAGADYKRKVLVSHFWIQRPAQMADLDRFPEGLQLEMVRKFYDSGAFIAQRAPSEAVFDLQPQYIDPILQPERVREMARRYAVQFVVGAIVRDLSTSGERYATTHGNDIRAGERKLELNVPLVNFTQYGVKATPSARRFEYELFVFDGVSGALINRHRLAGKADGVVLQDSAASMGTEGFKETDFGRLVEAKLQEGAGLVQQDIACIPFSARITRVEKNRVYFDAGGTSRIGVGDTLQVYRITPNALPVAAASFDSTMSLGLPEEIVGSLNVTQVQPLFAVGLISGANVQAGDYVRFVGQEGKK; this comes from the coding sequence ATGTTGCTTGCATTTGGTTTGATGGGCTGCGCCGCCGCACTGGCGGTACAGCATGAAGGAATTGCGCCGCTTGGCTCGGAGGGCATTGAAGTTGCTCGTCGAGCAGCTGTAGCCGATGCGCTGGAAAACGCCGCTCTGTTTAATGGTGCGAGCGTCAAAACCAGCACACAGACCAGTGGACAAAAATGGGGTGAATCCAGTCAAATTCGTGGCACCCCCGCTGGCGAATACCGCATTGTGCGCGAGTGGCAGAGCAATGGTTTTTTGCATGTAGTGGTGGATGTTGAGCCTGTGCCAGCGGTGGCGCAAAGCGGAGCAGGGCCTGCCAGCCTGACAGGGGCAAATTCGCGTCCGGCCACGCGTTGTGCTGGTGCTGACTATAAGCGCAAAGTGTTGGTATCGCATTTTTGGATACAGCGCCCGGCACAAATGGCCGATCTGGATCGTTTTCCGGAAGGGCTGCAGCTAGAGATGGTGCGCAAGTTTTATGATAGCGGGGCGTTTATTGCGCAGCGCGCGCCTTCGGAAGCCGTATTTGATTTGCAACCGCAATATATCGATCCAATTTTGCAACCGGAGCGCGTGCGCGAAATGGCGCGGCGGTATGCGGTGCAGTTTGTGGTTGGGGCGATTGTGCGTGATTTATCCACCAGTGGTGAACGCTATGCAACTACACACGGCAATGATATTCGCGCAGGGGAACGCAAGCTGGAGTTGAATGTGCCCCTAGTCAATTTCACCCAGTATGGCGTGAAAGCCACGCCGTCTGCTCGGCGCTTTGAGTATGAGTTATTTGTATTTGATGGGGTATCGGGGGCGCTGATTAATCGCCATCGTTTAGCGGGCAAAGCCGATGGCGTGGTGCTGCAAGATTCCGCCGCCAGTATGGGTACTGAAGGGTTTAAAGAAACAGATTTTGGTCGTTTGGTCGAAGCCAAGTTGCAAGAAGGGGCTGGCTTGGTGCAACAAGATATTGCGTGTATTCCTTTTTCTGCGCGGATTACCCGGGTGGAAAAAAATCGGGTGTATTTTGATGCGGGCGGCACATCACGTATTGGTGTGGGCGATACCCTGCAGGTGTATCGAATTACCCCGAATGCTTTGCCGGTGGCGGCTGCTAGTTTTGATTCCACAATGAGCTTGGGTCTGCCCGAAGAAATTGTGGGTAGTTTAAATGTCACGCAGGTGCAGCCATTGTTTGCCGTGGGCTTAATCTCGGGCGCTAATGTTCAGGCTGGCGATTATGTGCGA
- a CDS encoding LPP20 family lipoprotein translates to MPHTLTLHSLVKFTLASAIILSLGACASSSHTPTVSQNDGYNTPPVVLPSKISAVGYGAMPTMDGLSPSQRRLLAMRAAKLDAYRSLAETVAGVKITGNSTVSAMALNNDGFRAYVEAYLRGARVVTVTPLPDGAFETTLELTLGGEFYRAAQMSSSNGVSEAAPAAPAPMKAVPQPVSMQVEPSQNFYLAL, encoded by the coding sequence ATGCCTCATACGTTGACGCTGCATTCACTAGTTAAATTCACACTGGCAAGCGCCATTATTTTGAGCTTGGGCGCTTGTGCTAGCTCAAGCCATACTCCTACCGTCAGTCAGAATGACGGCTACAACACTCCTCCCGTGGTGTTACCGAGCAAAATTAGTGCCGTAGGTTATGGCGCGATGCCAACGATGGATGGCCTGTCGCCATCTCAGCGTCGCTTATTGGCCATGCGCGCGGCGAAGCTCGATGCCTATCGCTCGTTGGCCGAAACGGTAGCGGGTGTCAAAATTACTGGTAATAGTACCGTGTCGGCGATGGCACTCAATAATGACGGTTTCCGTGCTTATGTTGAGGCCTATTTGCGTGGAGCCCGCGTGGTGACGGTCACCCCATTGCCCGATGGCGCATTTGAGACCACACTAGAGCTAACTTTGGGCGGTGAGTTTTATCGTGCGGCCCAGATGTCTAGCTCAAATGGTGTTAGTGAAGCGGCCCCCGCTGCTCCTGCACCAATGAAAGCTGTTCCTCAACCGGTCTCGATGCAAGTCGAGCCTAGCCAGAACTTTTATCTCGCACTGTGA
- the trmB gene encoding tRNA (guanosine(46)-N7)-methyltransferase TrmB — protein MENENIASAEPVAEDSTAENPHRRSIRSFVLRQGHLSTGQARALEEFGPKFCIDYTPAALDLDAAFGRQAPRVLEIGFGMGQATAQIAAARPETDFLGVEVHTPGVGSLLKLIGEQSLTNLRIVQHDAVEVLEHMLTPDSLDGAHIFFPDPWHKKRHNKRRLIKPEFVKQLVSRIKTGGYLHLATDWEDYAIQMLEVLSAEPTLQNTASSDTGYAERPDYRPLTKFENRGIKLGHGVWDLVFKKI, from the coding sequence ATGGAAAACGAAAACATTGCGTCTGCTGAGCCCGTGGCTGAAGATTCCACCGCAGAAAACCCGCATCGCCGCTCGATTCGCAGCTTCGTGTTGCGGCAGGGGCATTTATCCACTGGTCAAGCTCGCGCTTTGGAAGAATTCGGCCCGAAGTTTTGTATCGATTACACGCCCGCCGCACTAGATTTGGATGCCGCCTTCGGCCGTCAAGCGCCGCGCGTATTGGAAATCGGTTTTGGTATGGGCCAAGCCACAGCGCAAATCGCCGCTGCTCGCCCTGAAACGGACTTTTTGGGCGTTGAAGTGCACACGCCGGGCGTGGGTAGTTTGCTCAAATTGATCGGCGAGCAATCGCTGACCAATCTTCGTATCGTGCAACACGATGCGGTCGAAGTGCTGGAGCACATGCTAACGCCCGATTCACTCGACGGCGCGCATATTTTCTTTCCTGATCCATGGCACAAAAAGCGTCACAACAAGCGTCGTTTGATTAAACCGGAGTTCGTCAAACAACTGGTTTCGCGTATTAAAACTGGCGGCTATTTGCATTTAGCGACTGATTGGGAAGACTACGCGATCCAGATGCTTGAAGTGCTGAGCGCCGAGCCGACACTGCAAAATACGGCAAGCAGCGATACTGGCTACGCTGAACGCCCAGATTATCGTCCACTGACCAAGTTTGAAAACCGCGGCATCAAGCTAGGCCACGGGGTATGGGATCTGGTGTTTAAAAAGATTTAA
- a CDS encoding GNAT family N-acetyltransferase produces the protein MVHVRYATLDDLATVVPLFQAYRAHFGKPSDPAAEYQFVRERMLLRQSVILLAETETGHALGFSQLYPMFGSLNMVNSLLLNDLFVAETARGMGVGRALLCKAQQHAKAVGAVRLNLFTGVDNQQAQTLYEACGFQRDTAHYGYYLPLS, from the coding sequence ATGGTTCACGTTCGCTATGCCACGCTCGATGATTTGGCCACGGTGGTGCCTTTGTTTCAGGCCTATCGTGCCCACTTTGGTAAACCCAGCGATCCTGCGGCCGAGTATCAGTTTGTCCGCGAGCGCATGCTGTTACGCCAATCGGTGATTCTATTGGCTGAAACCGAGACGGGCCACGCGTTGGGGTTTAGCCAACTTTACCCAATGTTCGGATCACTCAACATGGTCAATTCGCTCTTGCTCAACGATCTATTTGTTGCTGAAACTGCACGTGGCATGGGCGTTGGGCGCGCTTTGTTGTGCAAGGCGCAACAACATGCCAAAGCCGTCGGGGCAGTACGCTTGAATTTGTTTACCGGCGTAGATAACCAACAGGCGCAAACTTTGTATGAAGCGTGTGGATTTCAGCGCGATACCGCGCATTATGGGTATTACCTGCCTTTAAGCTAG
- a CDS encoding GNAT family N-acetyltransferase codes for MNIFRYATLDDLDLIAPLFAAYRVFYEQAHDLPAARRFIGERLSLRESVILLAQSESGEALGFIQLYPIFSSIAAERIWLLSDLYVSDVVRGQGIARELMQKATQHARDSGAAWLELSTAHTNTKAQALYESLGYQLDTVYRYYSLAV; via the coding sequence ATGAACATTTTTCGCTACGCCACACTCGATGATCTGGATTTAATCGCACCGCTATTTGCGGCGTATCGCGTGTTTTATGAGCAGGCGCATGATTTGCCTGCGGCACGACGTTTTATTGGTGAGCGACTCAGTTTGCGTGAATCGGTGATTTTGCTGGCGCAAAGCGAATCGGGTGAGGCCTTGGGCTTTATCCAGCTGTATCCGATTTTTAGCTCGATTGCCGCCGAGCGCATTTGGCTGTTGTCGGATTTATATGTGAGTGATGTCGTACGCGGGCAGGGCATTGCGCGTGAGTTAATGCAAAAAGCCACCCAACATGCGCGCGATAGCGGCGCAGCGTGGCTGGAACTGTCGACCGCGCATACCAATACCAAAGCGCAAGCCTTGTATGAATCGCTTGGCTATCAACTCGATACCGTATATCGCTATTATTCCTTAGCTGTTTAG
- a CDS encoding thiazole synthase, which produces MNDTFQIAGKTYQSRLIVGTGKYKDFAQTRAAVDESGAEIVTVAIRRVNIGQDASQPSLLDALPPSQYTYLPNTAGCYNAEDAVRTLRLARELLDGHKLVKLEVLGDPNTLYPNVRETLKAAETLVKDGFDVMVYTSDDPIIAKELEQIGCCAIMPLASLIGSGMGILNPWNLRLIIDSANVPVLIDAGVGTASDAAVAMELGCDGILMNTAIAGAQDPIRMARAMKLAVQAGRDAFLAGRVPRKLYSADPSSPTSGLIAAK; this is translated from the coding sequence ATGAATGATACTTTTCAAATTGCAGGCAAAACTTATCAATCACGGCTGATTGTTGGGACGGGTAAATACAAAGATTTCGCCCAAACTCGCGCAGCGGTGGATGAATCGGGCGCGGAGATTGTCACCGTGGCGATTCGCCGCGTTAATATTGGGCAAGATGCCTCGCAACCCTCGTTGCTGGATGCGTTGCCGCCGTCGCAATACACCTATCTGCCAAACACCGCCGGCTGCTACAACGCCGAAGATGCGGTGCGCACTTTGCGCCTCGCCCGCGAATTACTCGACGGTCATAAATTGGTGAAACTCGAAGTGCTCGGCGACCCGAATACGCTGTACCCGAATGTACGAGAAACACTGAAAGCCGCTGAAACGCTGGTTAAAGACGGCTTTGATGTGATGGTGTATACCTCGGATGACCCGATTATTGCTAAAGAATTGGAGCAAATCGGCTGCTGCGCAATTATGCCATTGGCCTCGCTGATTGGTTCGGGCATGGGGATTTTGAACCCATGGAATCTGCGCCTGATTATTGATTCGGCCAATGTGCCGGTGCTGATCGATGCGGGAGTAGGTACGGCATCGGATGCAGCGGTGGCGATGGAATTGGGTTGCGATGGCATCTTGATGAACACCGCAATTGCTGGTGCGCAAGATCCAATCCGCATGGCGCGCGCGATGAAATTGGCGGTGCAAGCCGGTCGCGACGCTTTCCTTGCCGGTCGTGTACCACGCAAACTGTACAGCGCTGATCCATCAAGCCCAACGTCGGGTCTGATTGCTGCCAAATAG
- the thiS gene encoding sulfur carrier protein ThiS: MIQISINGAAREFAEPLSVAQLIVELELTGKRIAIERNGEIVPKSEHASTQLVDGDVLEMVVAVGGG; the protein is encoded by the coding sequence ATGATCCAGATTTCTATTAATGGCGCGGCGCGTGAGTTTGCCGAGCCACTGAGCGTGGCGCAGTTAATTGTCGAGCTAGAGCTTACAGGTAAGCGAATTGCGATTGAACGCAATGGCGAGATTGTGCCGAAAAGTGAACACGCCAGCACCCAGTTAGTCGATGGCGATGTGCTGGAAATGGTCGTGGCAGTCGGCGGTGGTTAA
- a CDS encoding mechanosensitive ion channel domain-containing protein, with protein MPHRLLALFLVLLCRSSLAISIPGLPADSAPATVSSTAANSLEEKSERVQQKLAQAQTQLEQLNTANSNASKTDFTRKLLLEIQVTALRQHLAALTGQQSQEGLAKHLPPVEVIASSVLSINNQRKLLQANRLEVNNLSAILKTQEEQLTELRENFEASQVDLRRKSEALEKSKPEKRAAALEEVKLAQLQLDVRTSMLQAMEERQNYTRAQLQNSRERQESLTVAMKDIPKQPSFSSEELQQVQARIDGQRRAISQQISNLSEAKHQWLNQLDELAKQRSALVDDKEHNTKKTTTSHPDELVEQKLAQISKQERIALLRLDNNSLRIGVLLDLMNSYTLESAFWQMHYSLSQKKENVDLTEFHRSTVKWDAHLNSIEDEIAQAIVVAQMEASLLEGKDEYTQVERQLWLDRAEAFSNAAAELSRLRLLINRWSEQFNTQTADKTVQMRAELWKERLQNTIVSVWQYELFSVADSLQVDGQTIQIARGVTISKVVYAILLITIGFFITVKMANWLERSLINRFKQPEISVRIGKRWLLAVAFIILLINSLMLVRIPLTVFAFLGGAIAIGLGFGMQTLLKNLISGLMMILERPFKPGDTVEVGNLRGTVVDMSVRAAVIRDVNGIETLVPNSTFLEQNVTNWTYSSSLIRQNVKVGVAYGSDVRTVAKLLAEEVGRHGQICPEPQCEILLEDFGADALMFGVYYWIDVATGTIGRQVASDLRFMIEATLRKHEIVIAFPQRDVHVDLAQPLQLQIQRSTNLQK; from the coding sequence ATGCCACATCGCTTGCTTGCGCTGTTTTTGGTCTTGCTCTGCCGTAGTAGTTTGGCGATTTCAATTCCCGGCCTTCCAGCCGATAGTGCGCCAGCCACCGTTAGCAGCACTGCAGCCAACTCCCTGGAAGAAAAAAGCGAGCGCGTACAACAAAAATTAGCGCAAGCACAAACCCAGCTCGAACAGCTCAATACCGCCAACAGCAATGCCAGCAAAACCGACTTTACCCGCAAATTATTACTTGAAATACAGGTAACGGCACTGCGCCAGCATCTGGCCGCGCTCACCGGACAACAATCGCAAGAAGGCTTGGCGAAGCATCTACCACCAGTGGAAGTCATCGCCAGCAGCGTGCTCTCGATTAACAACCAGCGCAAATTACTGCAAGCCAATCGATTGGAAGTGAATAATCTAAGCGCCATTTTGAAAACTCAGGAAGAACAACTAACCGAGTTACGCGAAAACTTTGAGGCTAGCCAAGTTGATTTGCGCCGCAAAAGCGAAGCCTTAGAAAAAAGCAAACCGGAAAAACGGGCCGCGGCGCTAGAAGAAGTGAAGCTGGCGCAACTGCAACTGGATGTACGCACTTCGATGCTGCAAGCCATGGAGGAGCGACAAAACTATACGCGTGCGCAGTTGCAAAATAGCCGTGAGCGACAGGAATCGCTGACGGTGGCCATGAAAGATATTCCCAAGCAGCCCAGCTTTAGCAGCGAAGAGCTGCAACAGGTACAAGCGCGAATCGACGGGCAACGGCGCGCGATTAGCCAGCAAATTAGTAATTTAAGCGAAGCCAAACATCAATGGCTCAATCAACTTGATGAGCTAGCCAAACAGCGTAGCGCATTAGTCGACGATAAAGAACACAACACGAAGAAAACCACTACCAGCCATCCTGATGAGCTCGTCGAGCAAAAACTAGCGCAAATTAGCAAACAAGAACGGATCGCCTTGCTGCGACTGGACAACAACTCACTGCGGATTGGGGTGCTGCTCGATTTAATGAATAGCTACACCTTGGAAAGTGCCTTTTGGCAAATGCACTACAGCCTGAGCCAGAAAAAAGAGAATGTTGATTTAACTGAATTCCATCGCAGCACGGTTAAATGGGACGCACACTTAAACAGCATTGAGGACGAAATTGCGCAGGCCATAGTTGTGGCCCAAATGGAAGCATCCCTGCTGGAAGGTAAAGATGAATATACGCAAGTAGAACGTCAATTGTGGCTGGACCGCGCCGAGGCATTTAGCAATGCAGCGGCCGAATTATCCCGACTGCGGCTACTCATTAACCGCTGGAGCGAACAGTTTAATACCCAGACTGCGGATAAAACGGTACAAATGCGCGCCGAATTATGGAAAGAGCGCCTGCAAAATACCATTGTGTCCGTTTGGCAATATGAGCTATTTAGCGTAGCCGATAGCCTGCAGGTGGATGGCCAAACCATTCAGATTGCCCGTGGCGTTACCATTAGCAAAGTGGTGTATGCCATTTTACTGATTACCATCGGATTTTTTATTACCGTCAAAATGGCCAATTGGCTGGAACGAAGCTTAATTAACCGCTTCAAACAGCCTGAAATTAGTGTGCGCATCGGCAAGCGCTGGCTATTGGCCGTTGCGTTTATTATTTTGCTGATTAATTCACTAATGCTGGTGCGCATTCCGCTCACTGTCTTTGCCTTTTTAGGTGGCGCCATCGCCATTGGCTTGGGCTTTGGTATGCAAACCCTGCTCAAAAACTTGATCAGCGGACTGATGATGATTCTGGAGCGCCCGTTCAAACCCGGCGATACCGTTGAAGTAGGCAATCTGCGCGGCACCGTGGTGGATATGAGCGTACGCGCCGCAGTGATTCGGGATGTAAATGGCATTGAAACCTTGGTGCCAAACAGCACTTTTCTGGAGCAAAACGTCACCAATTGGACTTACAGCAGTAGCTTGATCCGGCAAAACGTGAAAGTGGGCGTTGCCTACGGCAGCGATGTGCGTACCGTAGCCAAACTTCTAGCCGAGGAAGTTGGGCGCCACGGGCAGATTTGTCCTGAACCACAATGTGAAATACTGCTAGAGGATTTTGGTGCCGATGCACTGATGTTTGGGGTGTATTACTGGATTGATGTGGCGACAGGCACGATTGGCAGGCAGGTGGCCAGCGATTTACGTTTTATGATTGAAGCGACGCTGCGCAAGCACGAGATTGTGATCGCCTTTCCACAGCGGGATGTACATGTCGATCTTGCACAACCGCTGCAATTACAGATTCAGCGTTCCACCAATTTGCAAAAATAA
- a CDS encoding RelA/SpoT family protein, whose translation MMTVDSVLTVEDVPALQAAPEVIEEANRFLTEHTAYLKTEDRQMLRAAFLFAENAHRGQMRRSGEPYISHPLAVATILTQWKLDAQALAGALLHDVMEDSGVTKLELTEKYGKAVAELVDGMSKIDKLEFQSKEEAQAENFRKMLLAMARDLRVMLIKLADRLHNMRTMDAMRADKQKRIARETMEIYAPIANRIGLNAVYQELDDLAFKYLHPRRHHVLSKALKAARGNRREVVQKILDSINAKLAAHQIEAQVSGREKNLFSIYRKMVEKHLSFSEVLDIYAFRVIVKDNPHCYLTLGALHALFKPIPGKFKDYIAIAKSNGYQSLHTTLFGPYGTPIEVQIRTPEMHRIADAGVASHWMYKSGDEGYSDVQQKTHQWLQSLLELQVESGDAVEFLEHLKVDLFPDQVYVFTPKGKILSLPNGATCVDFAYAVHTDVGHGCIAAKVNHELVPLRTKLKNGDHIEVVMAAHARPNPSWLAFVTTGKARSQIRHFLKTMRFDESVHLGERLLNQAFSALHQPLHVNDEIWEKYLRESGEKSREAVLADVGLGQKLGVVVAKRLLQLAGTWSEEGRQGKKPMSVSIRGTEGMAIQFARCCNPIPGDPILGFVKKDQGLVVHTHDCPQVSKGRIDAEKLIDVDWDPEVARLFDVPIKILAENERGTLAALAAAVADADANIAAVSMGDAVESHERYLSVQFTLQVHNRIHLAKVLKRLRALPTVYRLQRVRA comes from the coding sequence ATGATGACAGTAGACTCGGTACTCACCGTCGAGGACGTGCCTGCCTTGCAGGCTGCGCCTGAAGTGATTGAGGAAGCCAACCGTTTCCTTACCGAGCACACTGCCTATCTAAAAACAGAAGACCGCCAGATGTTACGGGCGGCTTTTTTGTTTGCAGAAAACGCGCATCGTGGCCAGATGCGTCGTTCGGGTGAGCCATACATTTCTCATCCACTCGCCGTGGCGACGATTCTGACGCAGTGGAAACTCGATGCGCAGGCCTTAGCCGGTGCTTTGCTGCACGATGTGATGGAAGACAGCGGTGTTACCAAGCTGGAGCTGACCGAGAAATACGGCAAAGCCGTGGCCGAGCTGGTCGATGGCATGAGCAAGATCGACAAGCTCGAGTTTCAAAGCAAAGAAGAAGCGCAGGCAGAAAACTTTCGCAAAATGCTACTGGCAATGGCGCGTGATTTGCGCGTGATGCTGATTAAGCTGGCCGATCGGCTGCACAATATGCGCACCATGGACGCAATGCGCGCCGATAAGCAAAAACGCATCGCCCGTGAAACCATGGAAATCTACGCGCCGATTGCCAATCGTATCGGCCTAAATGCGGTCTACCAAGAGCTCGATGATTTAGCGTTTAAATACCTGCACCCACGTCGCCACCATGTTTTATCCAAAGCGCTGAAAGCCGCGCGCGGTAATCGCCGTGAAGTGGTGCAAAAAATCCTCGACTCGATCAATGCTAAGCTCGCCGCACATCAGATTGAGGCGCAAGTATCGGGGCGTGAGAAAAATCTATTTTCGATTTATCGCAAAATGGTCGAAAAGCACCTGAGCTTTTCGGAAGTGCTCGATATTTATGCGTTTCGCGTGATTGTGAAAGACAACCCGCATTGCTATTTAACGCTGGGCGCATTGCACGCGCTGTTTAAGCCGATACCGGGCAAATTTAAAGATTACATTGCCATTGCGAAAAGCAATGGCTACCAAAGCCTGCACACCACTTTGTTTGGCCCCTACGGCACGCCGATCGAGGTGCAAATTCGCACGCCCGAAATGCATCGCATTGCCGATGCGGGCGTGGCGAGCCACTGGATGTATAAAAGTGGTGACGAAGGCTATTCGGATGTGCAGCAAAAAACCCATCAATGGCTGCAATCGCTGCTCGAATTACAGGTTGAATCGGGCGATGCGGTTGAGTTTCTTGAGCACCTGAAAGTCGATTTATTCCCCGATCAGGTCTATGTATTTACGCCTAAGGGCAAGATTCTCAGTCTGCCCAATGGCGCGACTTGCGTCGATTTTGCTTACGCGGTGCACACCGATGTTGGCCATGGCTGTATTGCGGCGAAGGTTAATCACGAGTTGGTACCGCTGCGCACCAAGCTCAAAAATGGTGACCACATCGAAGTCGTGATGGCGGCGCATGCGCGGCCTAATCCGAGTTGGCTGGCCTTTGTGACTACCGGCAAGGCGCGCTCACAAATTCGCCATTTCTTAAAAACCATGCGTTTTGATGAGTCGGTGCATTTGGGCGAGCGCTTGCTCAATCAAGCCTTCTCAGCGCTGCACCAGCCACTGCATGTGAATGACGAGATCTGGGAAAAATACCTGCGCGAAAGCGGTGAAAAATCACGCGAAGCGGTACTGGCCGATGTTGGTTTAGGGCAAAAATTAGGCGTGGTCGTGGCCAAGCGCCTGTTGCAATTGGCCGGTACTTGGTCGGAAGAAGGGCGGCAAGGCAAAAAACCGATGTCGGTGTCGATTCGTGGCACTGAAGGCATGGCAATCCAGTTTGCCCGTTGCTGTAACCCAATACCCGGGGACCCTATCCTTGGCTTTGTAAAGAAAGATCAAGGCTTGGTGGTGCATACCCATGATTGCCCACAAGTATCCAAAGGCCGCATTGATGCCGAGAAGCTGATCGATGTGGATTGGGACCCGGAAGTTGCACGGTTGTTTGATGTGCCAATCAAAATCCTGGCCGAGAACGAGCGTGGCACGCTGGCTGCACTGGCGGCAGCGGTGGCTGATGCCGATGCCAATATTGCAGCCGTTTCGATGGGGGATGCCGTTGAGTCGCATGAGCGCTATCTCAGCGTGCAATTTACCTTGCAAGTTCACAATCGGATTCATCTGGCTAAAGTTCTGAAACGACTGCGCGCATTGCCAACGGTGTATCGTTTACAACGCGTTCGCGCCTAG
- the rpoZ gene encoding DNA-directed RNA polymerase subunit omega — protein MARITVEDCLDRIPNRFDLTLAAAYRARQLENGSSPQVDNNGRDKPTVLALREMAAGLVGVEILTRNRG, from the coding sequence ATGGCCCGTATCACGGTTGAAGATTGTCTGGATCGTATTCCAAACCGTTTCGATTTGACTTTGGCTGCGGCCTACCGCGCTCGCCAGCTCGAAAATGGCTCATCACCACAAGTAGATAATAATGGTCGTGACAAACCTACCGTATTGGCGTTGCGTGAAATGGCTGCGGGTTTAGTTGGTGTTGAAATTCTGACTCGTAATCGTGGCTAA
- the gmk gene encoding guanylate kinase, translating to MAKGNLFVVTAPSGAGKTTLVAALLAADANVQLSISYTTRQPRAGEVNGKDYHFVERAEFERMINAGELLEHAEVYGNYYGTSQVWINEVIQNGRDILLEIDWQGAQQVRRLFPEAIGLFVLPPSLETLESRLRNRGKDSEEVIAKRMAVAREECSHVDEFDYVIVNEHIDDAVRDIVAVVRAQRLTLAGQSLRHTALISSLKG from the coding sequence ATGGCCAAGGGTAATTTATTTGTCGTGACGGCCCCTTCGGGCGCTGGCAAAACCACGTTGGTGGCGGCCTTGTTGGCTGCGGATGCCAATGTACAGCTATCGATTTCCTACACTACCCGCCAACCACGTGCGGGTGAGGTGAACGGCAAGGATTATCACTTTGTTGAGCGTGCCGAATTTGAGCGCATGATCAATGCGGGTGAATTGCTGGAACACGCTGAAGTCTATGGCAACTATTACGGGACTTCACAAGTTTGGATCAATGAAGTGATTCAGAATGGCCGTGATATTTTGCTGGAAATCGATTGGCAAGGTGCACAGCAGGTACGTCGCCTCTTTCCTGAAGCGATTGGCTTGTTTGTATTGCCGCCCTCGCTGGAAACGCTGGAAAGCCGTTTGCGCAATCGCGGTAAAGATAGCGAAGAAGTCATTGCCAAGCGCATGGCTGTGGCGCGTGAGGAATGCAGTCATGTTGATGAGTTTGACTACGTGATTGTGAATGAGCATATCGATGATGCGGTACGCGATATTGTGGCCGTGGTTCGTGCTCAGCGCTTGACGCTGGCGGGCCAATCACTGCGCCATACGGCATTGATTTCAAGCCTGAAAGGCTAA